The following are encoded together in the Chlorocebus sabaeus isolate Y175 chromosome 12, mChlSab1.0.hap1, whole genome shotgun sequence genome:
- the CNTRL gene encoding centriolin isoform X6 has translation MKAQKRGKEQQLDIMNKQYKQLESRLDEILSRIAKETEEIKDLEQQLTEGQIAANEALKKDLEGVISGLQEYLGTIKGQATQAQNECRKLQDEKETLLQRLTEVEQERDQLEIVAMDAENMRKELAELESALQEQHEVNASLQQTQGDLSAYEAELEARLNLRDTEANQLKEELEKVTRLTQLEQSALQAELEKERQALKNALGKAQFSEEKEQENSELHAKLKHLQDDNNLLKQQLKDFQNHLNHVVDGLVRPEEVAARVDELRRKLKLGSGEMNIHSPSDVLGKSLADLQKQFSEILAHSQWERDEAQVRERKLQEEMALQQEKLATGQEEFRQACERALEARINFDKRQHEARIQQLENEIHYLQENLKSMEEIQGLTDLQLQEADEEKERILAQLRELEKKKKLEDAKSQEQFFGLDKELKKLKKAVATSDKLATAELTIAKDQLKSLHGTVMKINQERAEELQEAERFSRKAAQAARDLTRAEAEIELLQNLLRQKEEQFRLGMEKTGVGTGSNSQVLEIEKLKETMERQRIEIARLQNVLDLTGTDNKGGFENVLEEIAELRREVSYQNDYISSMADPFKRRGYWYFMPPPPSSKVSSHSSQATKDSGVGLKYTASTPVRKPCPGQQDGKEGSGPPPASGYWVYSPIRSGLHKLFPNRDADSGGDSQEESELDDQEEPPFVPPPGYMMYTVLPDGSPVPQGIALYAPPPPLPNNSRPLTPGTVVYGPPPAGAPMVYGPPPHNFSIPFIPMGVLHCNVPEHHNLENEVSRLEDIMQHLKSKQQEERWMRASKRQSEKEMEELHHNIDDLLQEKKSLEREVEELHRTVQKRQQQKDFIDGNVESLMTELEIEKSLKHHEDIVDEIECIEKTLLKRRSELREADRLLAEAESELSCTKEKTKNAVEKFTDAKRSLLQTESDAEELERRAQETAVNLVKAHQQLRLLQADAKDLEQHKIKQEEILKEINKIVAAEDSDFQCLSKKKEKLTEELQKLQKDVEMAERSEDHHLQVLKESETLLQVKRAELEKLKSQVTSQQQEMAVLDRQLGHKKEELHLLQGSMVQAKADLQEALRLGETEVAEKCNHIKEVKSLLEELSFQKGELNVQISERKTQLTLIKQEIEKEEENLQIVLRQMSKHKTELKNILDMLQLENNELQGLKLQHDQKVSELEKTQVAVLEEKLELENLQQIAQQQKGEIEWQKQLLERNKQEIERMTAESRALQSCVECLSKEKEDLQEKCDILEKKLAQTKRVLAAAEENSKMEQSNLEKLELNVRKLQQELDQLNRDKLSLHNDISAIQQQLEEKQEAVNSLQEELANVQDHLNLAKQDLLHTTKHQDVLLSEQTRLQKDISEWANRFEDCQKEEETKQQQLQVLQSEIEENKLKLVQQEMIFQRLQKERESEENKLETSKVTLKEQQHQLEKELTDQKSKLDQVLSKVLAAEERVRILQEEERWGESLEKTLSQTKRQLSEREQQLVEKSGELLALQKEADSMRADFSLLRNQFLTERKKAEKQVASLKEALKIQRSQLEKNLLEQKQENSCMQKEMATIELVAQDNHERARRLMKELNQMQYEYTELKKQMANQKDLERRQMEISDAMRTLKSEVKDEIRTSLKNLNQFLPELPADLEAILERNEHLEGELESLKENFPFTINEGPFEEKLNFSQVHIMDEHWRGEALREKLRHREDRLKAQLRHCMSKQAEVLIKGKRQTEGTLHSLRRQVDALGELVTSTSADSASSPSLSQLESSLTEDSQLGQNQEKNASAR, from the exons GAGCTTGCAGAGCTGGAAAGTGCCCTCCAGGAGCAGCATGAGGTGAATGCATCTTTGCAGCAGACCCAGGGAGATCTCAGTGCCTATGAAGCTGAGCTAGAGGCTCGGCTAAACCTAAGGGATACTGAAGCCAACCAGCTCAAGGAAGAGTTGGAAAAAGTAACAAGACTAACCCAG TTAGAACAATCAGCCCTTCAAGCAGAACTTGAGAAGGAAAGGCAAGCCCTCAAGAATGCCCTTGGAAAAGCCCAGTTCTCAGAAGAAAAGGAGCAAGAGAACAGTGAGCTCCATGCAAAACTTAAACACCTGCAG GATGACAATAATCTGTTAAAACAGCAACTTAAAGATTTCCAGAATCACCTTAACCATGTGGTTGATGGTTTGGTTCGTCCAGAAGAAGTGGCAGCTCGTGTGGATGagctaagaagaaaactgaaattaggATCTGGGGAAATGAA CATCCATAGTCCTTCAGATGTCTTAGGGAAAAGTCTTGCTGATTTACAGAAACAATTCAGTGAAATTCTTGCACACTCCCAGTGGGAAAGAGATGAAGCACAAGTTAGAGAAAGAAAACTCCAAGAAGAAATGGCTCTGCAGCAAGAGAAACTGGCAACTGGACAAGAAGAGTTCAGGCAGGCCTGTGAGAGAGCCCTGGAAGCAAGA ATTAATTTTGATAAGAGACAACATGAAGCGAGAATCCAGCAACTGGAGAATGAAATTCACTATTTGCAAGAAAATCTAAAAAGTATGGAGGAAATCCAAGGCCTTACAGATCTCCAACTTCAGGAAGCTgatgaagagaaggagagaattcTGGCCCAACTCCGAGAGTTAGAGAAAAAG aagaaactTGAAGATGCCAAATCTCAGGAGCAATTTTTTGGTTTAGATAAAGAACTGAAAAAACTGAAGAAAGCCGTGGCCACCTCTGATAAGCTAGCCACAGCTGAGCTCACCATTGCCAAAGACCAGCTGAAATCCCTTCATGGAACTGTTATGAAAATTAACCAGGAGCGAGCAGAG GAGTTGCAGGAAGCAGAGAGGTTCAGCAGAAAGGCAGCACAAGCAGCCAGGGATCTGACCCGAGCAGAAGCTGAGATCGAACTCCTGCAGAATCTCCTCAGGCAGAAGGAGGAGCAG tttcgaCTTGGGATGGAGAAAACAGGTGTAGGTACTGGATCAAACTCACAGGTCCTAGAAATTGAGAAACTGAAAGAGACAATGGAACGACAAAGGATAGAGATTGCAAGGCTGCAGAATGTACTAGACCTCACCGGAACTG ACAACAAAGGAggctttgaaaatgttttagaagaaaTTGCTGAACTTCGACGTGAAGTTTCTTATCAGAATGATTACATCAGCAGCATGGCAGATCCTTTCAAAAGACGAGGCTATTGGTACTTtatgccaccaccaccatcatcaaaa GTTTCCAGCCATAGTTCCCAGGCCACCAAGGACTCTGGTGTTGGCCTTAAGTACACAGCCTCAACTCCTGTTAGAAAACCATGCCCTGGGCAGCAGGATGGGAAGGAAGGCAGTGGACCTCCCCCTGCCTCAGGATACTGGGTTTATTCTCCCATCAGGAGTGGGTTACATAAATTGTTTCCAAATAGAG ATGCAGACAGTGGAGGAGATAGTCAGGAAGAGAGTGAGCTGGATGACCAAGAAGAACCCCCATTTGTGCCTCCTCCTGGATACATGATGTATACTGTGCTTCCTGATGGTTCTCCTGTACCCCAGGGCATAGCCCTGTATGCACCACCTCCTCCCTTGCCAAACAATAGCCGACCTCTCACCCCTGGCACTGTTGTTTATGGCCCACCTCCTGCTGGGGCCCCCATGGTGTATGGGCCTCCACCCCACAACTTCTCAATCCCCTTCATCCCTATGGGTGTGCTGCATTGCAACGTCCCTGAACACCATAACTTA GAGAATGAAGTTTCTAGATTGGAAGACATAATGCAGCATTTAAAATCAAAGCAGCAGGAAGAACGGTGGATGAGAGCATCCAAGCGGCAGTccgagaaagaaatggaagaactgCATCATAATATTGATGATCTTTTGCAAGAGAAGAAAAGCTTAGAGCGTGAAGTAGAAGAATTACATAGAACTGTCCAGAAACGTCAACAGCAAaa ggaCTTCATTGATGGAAATGTTGAGAGTCTTATGACtgaattagaaatagaaaaatcactcAAACATCATGAAGATATTGTAGATGAAATTGAGTGCATTGAGAAGACTCTTCTGAAACGTCGCTCAGAGCTCAGGGAAGCTGACCGACTCCTGGCAGAGGCTGAGAGTGAACTTTCGTGCACTAAAGAAAAG ACAAAAAATGCTGTCGAAAAGTTCACTGATGCCAAGAGAAGTTTATTGCAAACTGAGTCAGATGCTGAGGAATTAGAAAGGAGAGCTCAGGAAACTGCCGTTAACCTTGTCAAAGCTCATCAGCAGCTAAG ATTACTCCAGGCTGATGCAAAGGATTTGGAGCAGCACAAAATCAAGCAAGAAGaaatcttgaaagaaataaacaaaattgtagCAGCAGAAGACTCAGACTTCCAATGTTTaagcaagaagaaggaaaaactgaCAGAAGA GCTTCAGAAACTGCAAAAAGACGTTGAGATGGCAGAACGCAGTGAGGATCACCACCTGCAAGTCCTTAAAGAATCTGAGACGCTCCTTCAAGTCAAGAGAGCTGAGCTGGAAAAGCTGAAAAGCCAG GTGACAAGTCAGCAGCAGGAGATGGCTGTCTTGGACAGGCAGTTAGGGCATAAAAAGGAGGAGCTGCATCTACTCCAAGGAAGCATGGTGCAGGCAAAAGCTGACCTCCAGGAAGCTCTGAGACTGGGAGAGACTGAAGTAGCTGAGAAGTGCAATCACATTAAG GAAGTAAAATCTCTTCTGGAAGAACTGAGTTTTCAGAAAGGAGAACTGAACGTTCAGATTAGTGAAAGAAAAACTCAGCTTACACTTATAAAGCAGGaaattgaaaaagaggaagaaaatcttCAGATTGTTTTAAGACAGATGTCTAAACATAAAACTG AACTAAAGAATATTCTGGACATGTTGCAACTTGAAAACAATGAGCTACAAGGTTTGAAGCTACAACATGACCAAAAGGTATCTGAATTAGAGAAGACTCAGGTGGCAGTGCTAGAG GAGAAACTGGAGTTAGAGAATTTGCAGCAGATAGCCCAGCAGCAGAAAGGGGAAATAGAGTGGCAGAAGCAGCTCCTCGAGAGGAATAAACAAGAAATAGAACGAATGACTGCTGAGTCCCGAGCTTTACAATCGTGTGTTGAGTGTTTgagcaaagaaaaggaagatctCCAAGAGAAAtgtgacattttggaaaaaaagttgGCACAAACCAAAAG GGTTTtagcagcagcagaagaaaatagcAAAATGGAGCAATCAAACTTAGAAAAGTTGGAATTGAATGTCAGAAAACTGCAGCAGGAACTAGACCAACTAAACAGAGACAAGTTGTCACTGCATAACGACATTTCAGCAATACAACAGCAGCTCGAAG AAAAACAAGAAGCAGTAAACTCACTGCAGGAGGAACTAGCTAATGTCCAAGACCATTTGAACCTAGCAAAACAG GACCTGCTTCACACCACCAAGCATCAGGATGTATTGCTTAGTGAGCAGACCCGACTCCAAAAGGACATCAGTGAATGGGCAAATAGGTTTGAAGACTGTCAGAAAGAAGAggagacaaaacaacaacaacttcaAGTGCTTCAGAGTGAGATTGAAGAAAACAAGCTCAAACTAGTCCAACAAGAAATG ATATTTCAGAGActccagaaagagagagaaagtgaagaaaacaaattagaaacCAGCAAAGTGACACTGAAGGAGCAACAGCACCAGCTGGAAAAGGAATTAACAGACCAGAAAAGCAAACTGGACCAAGTGCTCTCAAAGGTGCTGGCGGCTGAAGAGCGTGTTAGGATTCTGCAGGAAGAGGAGAGGTGGGGTGAGAGCCTGGAGAAGACGCTCTCCCAAACTA AACGGCAGCTTTCAGAAAGGGAGCAGCAATTGGTGGAGAAGTCAGGTGAGCTGTTGGCCCTCCAGAAAGAGGCAGACTCTATGAGGGCAGACTTCAGCCTCCTGCGGAACCAGTTcttgacagaaagaaagaaagctgagaAGCAGGTGGCCAGCCTGAAGGAAGCACTTAAGATCCAGCGGAGCCAGCTGGAGAAAAACCTTCTT GAGCAAAAACAGGAGAACAGCTGCATGCAAAAGGAAATGGCAACAATTGAACTGGTAGCCCAGGACAACCATGAGCGGGCCAGGCGCCTGATGAAGGAGCTCAACCAGATGCAGTATGAGTACACGGAGCTCAAGAAACAG ATGGCAAACCAAAAAGATTTGGAGAGAAGACAAATGGAAATCAGTGACGCAATGAGGACACTTAAATCTGAGGTAAAGGATGAAATCAGAACCAGCCTGAAGAATCTCAATCAGTTTCTTCCAGAACTACCAGCAGATCTAGAAGCTATTTTGGAAAGAAATGAACACCTAGAAGGAGAATTGGAAAGCTTGAAAGAGAACTTTCCATTTACCATAAATGAGGGACCTTTTGAAGAAAAACTGAACTTTTCACAAGTTCACATAATG GATGAGCACTGGCGTGGAGAAGCACTCCGGGAGAAACTGCGTCACCGGGAAGACCGACTCAAG GCCCAACTCCGACACTGTATGTCCAAGCAAGCAGAAGTATTAATTAAAGGAAAGCGGCAGACAGAGGGCACTTTACACAGTTTGAGAAGACAAGTAGATGCTTTAGGGGAACTGGTCACTAGCACCTCTGCAGATTCAGCATCATCACCCAGTCTGTCTCAGCTGGAGTCTTCCCTCACAGAGGACTCTCAACTTGGACAAAATCAG